In the genome of Motacilla alba alba isolate MOTALB_02 chromosome 15, Motacilla_alba_V1.0_pri, whole genome shotgun sequence, the window tagcagaaagaaaacaataatgtACAACTGGAAACCGAGGAACAGGCTGGGGCCTCTCAGTGTGCTATTTTGGGGGACTTCAGGGACAGAGCCTGAGCTCGTGGGTTTTGTGTACAATGCAAACAAAGCCTGGGGCCAGCTGGGGTGCTCCCACAGCACAACCctgaggggctggcaggggaggcAAGTATTGAATCATTTTGCTCAGGAATCTTgtttttcctaggaaaaaagTGACTCCCTGCTTGCCTGGGTGGAGGTTGCTTTCCTGAGCAGTGctttttccccaggaagagATTGCTTTATCAGGTTTTTAACTTTACATGGAGAGCAGAAAACAAGATCCAGCCAACTAGGCTAAAGTTCAGCATCCAGCCCTGGATTCACTGTGTAAGGAGTGGGCCATGTTCTCACAAATTCTGCCCCAAAAGCTGCAGACAGACTTACAGCCGTCTGATGATTGTCTTCTCTTCACTGTcctttctgctgccagcactgctgccactggCTTCTTTTTCCAGTACTTCAGTTTGGTCCCTTTTCTGTGAGATGATCCCACTGGGAAAAGagatggttttgtttattttttgtgggtttgtgcAGAGTGTGACAGTGCATGAGTTAGACCTTTCACTGGACATGGGTGAATGAGTGTTCACAGGACAGGGATGGCAGCCCAGCCTCCTCCTTGTACtgaactgaaaataatgaattattgTCCCTAAATACAGCAATGTAATGGTGCCAGGGTTATGCTTTAATGAGAACACCAAAAAAGTAACAAGCTGACTtctccacagagaaaaaaaatggcagatCATAATGAGGGTGAAAGGGAAGTGTAATCACACTTGGATTTGTGCGAAAGTCCAAGGGTGAGAGGACGGTGCGGACACAAACGGTGAATTTCTGCAGGGGTGGATGTGTGGTACCTCCAGTCAGCCCCCCAGGCTCACACCAGGCCTGGGCACAGATGGGAGattcccagctcccctgcaAGGCAGCTGCCTGTTCCTCTTTCCACCCTacagaggagagaagaaaggcTTTGCCTCAGCTCTAGATTTTGCCATCCCGCTTCAGTGTTTCTACACTCCAGAAGCTGTAACTGCCTACTCCAGGCAGCAGTTTCGGTTTGACCAAAGGGtgttttccctgcctggaaCAGGGTGAGATTTTCCCAGCCTGCACACTCAGTGTTTTCACAGCATGTCCTGAGCTGACCTCAGTCATTTGGAGAGCTCAGTGGATCAAAGCCTGTGACTGCAGTAGCTGCAGGCGAAGAGAAGCCAAGCAACACTCAACTggattcagaaataaaaacacagagcagttAAAAACTGGTGTGACACCAGGCACGGGGTAATTCTGAGGCAGACTCTCCTCTTGGATAAATGAGACAATGAGCTGTCGGGTGACACTGCAGAGCTCTAACATCTGCATAGTAACTTCTACCCAGAAATCATGATGGAAAATGCAGCCCCCAAACACCACCAGTCACTTTGAGCCAGTCTCTGAGATGTTTGTTACCTTGTGTTACACAGAGCTTATTTCCAATGTGTACAAGGCATTTTAAAACATAGATTTATCCTCTTCTCCTGCACAATTACTCTTTACTACAATTACAGTTAGGATTTTATGTGACTGTTTAGAGGGAAAATGGGTTTTGGCTTTAGCTGTAACACTATATGAGGAGATAACCTCACAAATTACTCGACCTGAAAAGCAGGCCTGCCCTGCTCTTGGTGCACAGCGCAGTGACTCAGATCactaaaaacctgaaaacattCCCACTGTTACATTTTTAACTTGGCCTGCACTCAACTGTGTAACAGCTGGGAAACCAAAGCAAGAAGTCATTCCACCGCTacacagcaaagcagccagATGAGCTGGGGAAGTGCTGTCGGGCAGTTTGTAAATTCTTGGATTGAAGTGTAACCTCTTGGCTTAACCTGCCTGTTAGAGACAAGGCAAAGGGCAGGCTCGCTGTATCCAGGCGGGTGCTGCTGAGATAGCCCAACTGAAATCCAATGTGCTCAGTTTGTGTCTAGattaagaagaaatttcttGACCCAAAGAGTTTATAATCCAACCTGAGGAGAGGGGGCAGAGGTTGGGAATGAGAGCCTTTGGGGTGAATGAATTTGCAGCACCAAGATCAAGACCCTTCCCACATCCCACCCTTTGACTCACACTGACTCTCCCTTCGGGAAAGACCAAACCCTTCTCTGAAATCATTTGCTTTGCACAGTTCAAGGGCCTTACACAACCCTCTGCTGGCAGTcttaaaaaccccacagcttATCATGAGTGATGAAAGAGCTCAATATTCTGTTTCTAGATCAGTACCACACCCCCGTGGGAGCGAATGAGCGGAGATCAACCAGCgttgtgctgcaggaggaaggaaactTTGACTGAAGCTGAGTGGAAACCCCCCGTGCTCTTTGGTATGTAGTGTGGCTTTAgacactgtgtgtgtgcagctgctgtgactGCACGCGTGAATTCCTGTGCAGGAGAACCCAGCCTGGATGTGGAGTGGGAGTAACTCTGCGTAGGCTGAGAGTGGGACAATTATGGGaatgcagaggaaaagggagtttggtttttaaatcaTGTTGCATAGAGACTTCATTGTTCCCCCATTTTTCTTTGCTCACTTGTGTActctggggagcacaggggtcACTCACATATCTGGACAGTGCCTATCCTGACCTAGGAGCCCAAACCTGCAAGACTCTCACCTGCTAAGCTTCCCAGACATGAAGTACTTGTTATTAGTAGTATTAGTTCTCTGCTGACTCCAAGCTTTACCTCTTATAGCACTGTAGCTCCTCTTGCACCACCAGAAGCTGAGCTTTCAGCTGGTTCCTCTCTTGCAATACATCTCGGAGCTCCTGTAATGTGAAGCGGGGCCGGTTGGGGTCTGTGAGGTCTATCACCATTTGATCTGGTCCAAGGCTGGACTGTAAAATAAACAGTGGTGGATCTTGTAACCTCTCAAAAAACTCAGCATTCAGAGAGTAAAATATCTAGATTTTATAAATATGGGATTTTTAGAACTCTTATGAATTCATCacaatcctgattttttttcccaagcagttAATTATAgttcttcatatttttgtatTCCCTTAGTGACTGTGTTCCCCAGCCAAGTGTAGGCCACAACTGTGACAAGCTCTGACCACAGTTAAAAGCAAAGTCTCTGTCCCAAAGAGTTTGCAATTTAGTTGTCAAGATGCTTTTATCAGATTGTTCTCAGATGATGAGTGAGGCCGAGCCATCTAATGCCACACCAAAATTCCGTGTCAAAGAACGGTGAGATCTGAACTCGCCTTTTTCGATTTAAAACCTCTGTAGTAATCAAGACAGCCCTTTCCCTCACAGGGGGTAACAAAGCCTCAGTGTTTGCATACAGTTGTCTCTATGGGGCCGGTGCTGCGCAAGAGCTGAACGTGATGGGTTTGTACTCTGAACTTTGTGCGTGACTGACCCAGCTGGGTCACTGCAGTGAAACCGGAGCGAGGAATCCACAGCACTGCGACCACCCCGAAGGAAAGAGCTTCAAGGCTTTCATGGCCAAAGACGGGAAGTGACTTTGTGAGACTCGTCCGGATGACACAAAAGAGACCACAAGTATCGGCCGGCCCATCTGCTGTGGTTCTGGGTGCGCTCCGCGACCCACGCGTGGTGTGCCcgtgctggggaaggggccCGTGTCCCGGTGCCCCGGCTGTGTCCcgtgtgtcctggctgtgtcccgGTGCCCCGGCTGTGTCCCGGTGCCCCGGCCGAGTCCCGCACCCACCTGCGGGGCGCTCCCGCGGGCCGCCGCccgcagctgctccagctcccgcCGGAGGCTGTCCCGCTCCCGCCGCAGCTGCTCCTCGGCCACGCTGCTCTCGCTCACCAGCgcctccagcatctccagcaccCTGACGATCCTGAACTGCAgccgggcgcgggcggcgggcaGCTGCGGCCCGGCGCggagctgcagcaggtcccGGCCCACCACGGAGGAGATGTCGTAGACATCCGCGGCCGTCAGCTGGAACGGGCTCTTCTCCAGGGCGCTCTCCGGGCcgccatcctcctcctcatcctcatcctcctcctcctcctcctccagctcctcctccccgtCCCGGCCCCGCTCCATGCCCGCCGCACCCCGGCGCTCGCTCCCTCCCTCGCAGGCGGGCcgggcggcgctgccggcggaGCCGCGGGCGGAGCGGCCCCTCCCGCCCCCGGCGCTCCcgaggcggcggccgcggccccggccccgcgccgctTCCCgccctgccccttcccctgaGGAGGCGCCGCCCGCGCTCCGCTGCCGGTAAGGGACGGGGGCCTCTCCGGCAGCCCCGGGAACCGGCACCGAGGCGGGTGAACGCGTCGGCCTTTCCGCAGCGCCACGGCCGCCTCggcggctgcgggagcggggcgggggggacCGGCGGGCTCCGGGAGCGGGGAAAGGGGCTGAGATCGACCCCGGCGGGAGCGGCTGCGGCTCCTCCGGGCCGGCGGATCGGCCTCTGCCCGCCGGGAGAGCCGCGGGGCTCAGGGGCCTCCTCGCGGGGGAAGGCCGGGGCTCCTCAGGCCGGGGTAGGCCAGGGGAGGATGCGGCTCCCCGACACGCTCTCCCGGCATGAGGACTCAAACAGCGACACGGCTGGTTTATTTTCGTGTGTCACACTTTGGGGGATTTTCGGATGAACACAGTGCAGCGATGCTAGAAGTGCTTcttgcccaggctgctcctgacaCGTGAGCCTGTGGCATGTGTGTTCTCCCTCCCCAGACAATGGCTGACTGGGCGCCCATAGCGAAGGAGTACGACCCCCTGAAGGCTGGCAGCATCGATGGCACGGACGAGGAGCCCCACGACCGCGCCATATGGCGGGCGATGCTGGCGCGGTACGTACCCAACAAGGGCGTCACGGGAGATCCTCACCTCACCCTCTTCGTGGCGAGGCTCAATCTTCAGACCACAGAAGAGAAGTTAAAAGAAGTCTTTTCCCGCTATGGAGACATCAGAAAGATTCGTCTGGTTCGAGACCTGGTCACAGGATTTTCCAAGGGTTACGCGTTTATTGAGTACAAAGAGGAGCGTGCGCTGCTGAAGGCGCACAGAGACGCCAACAGGCTGGTCATCGACCAACATGAGATCTTTGTGGACTTTGAACTGGAAAGAACTCTCAAAGGATGGATTCCCCGAAGACTTGGGGGTGGGTTTGGAGGCAAAAAAGAATCCGGGCAGCTGCGGTTCGGAGGACGGGACAGGCCTTTCCGAAAGCCCATCAATTTGccaaacatgaaaaatgaattcTATGGAGAGGGATCGTCAGAGAAAAGGAACTGGTCTCGTGAGGGAACGAGGGACTGGAGAACCAGGGACCGGGACCACgagaggagcagggacaaaCGCTGGCCAGAAAGGGAGAGGTCGTGGGCTTGGGGTGACAGTGAGAGAGACTCcaaagaggagaggagcagggggagggaaaggaaggacagagacaggaaggacagggataGAGAccgcagcagggacagagataCCAAGAAGCAAAGAGATGATGATAAGCACCGATAGGTGACTGTGCTTTGTCCTTGGGGTGTGTGACCTTCCCTTAGGGCACCTCGGGGCTGTGACAGCATTCCCAGAACAAGCTGTGGTGTTGCCACCTTGTGCCTGTgactctgctgccagcagctctctgtaGTTTGGTTCCTACTGCAGTTCAGATGTGTATTGAATTGTTctttagagaaaataaacttttgtaTTACTGTTTTTGAACTGGTGACTGCTGTAAGAAATGCACTGTGTGTACAGGCATCCCACTGAGATCAGCACACACCTTTGGCTGCCTGGGTGAGGAGTTATCCATGTGCCAGGTGTCCACATGTTTGTTATTAAACAGTCCCCTGCTGGAGACACAGGAATGGAATAGCAACAAACTTCTGAAACTGATGGGAAGTGGCTTCATTTTTGTGAAGACACTGGGACAGGCAAGACCTTTATTGATACTGTGTCCTTAACTAGTTCTGCCAGGTGAGAGAGAAACATGGAACCAATCCATTGTCTGTGGCATGGGAGGATGAAACTCCTTTGTACAGAGGAATGTGCACCACAGGACAGTAAGCACGTCAGAAAATGCCTCATGTTCCTGATGAATCCATGGACAGTCACTGAAGGAGGGTGTCATGGGTGAATGTGCAGCTGCACCCACTCTGTCCTCACCCTTCTACACTGGGTTTAAATCCATTCTGGAAACTGGGCTTGCTGCTGGTTGTAGCTGAATTGGGGGAAAAGGGCAAAACATCTTTTTCAGGGGGGCTAGGATGTGTAAATACAGACACACCTCTTCCATTAAGGAGCTTACAGTACTTTTTAGAAAGGGCTCTGTCATGTTCTTTGTCATCATAAGCCATTCCTACatatataatgtattttaaattgtatttcatCATTCTTAGAATGGCTCTGTCCTAAACCTTGTCTGGTTTGAGGCTGTATTTCTATGAAGTTGTACACAGACAGATCCATAAGCTGCATCCCCAAGAATGGATGGTATTactttccacaaaaaaaaaaagacacaagtCTTGCAGAAGTGTgtgcttttcagaaatatttattaaactgTTAAAATGATTTATTgcccaaccaaaaaaaaaaaaaataaaccaacccaaaaaatgTCAGTGATCCTGCACTTGGCAGGCAGGATTGTTACACCCCTAACCTGCCAGCATCCTGGCCCCTTTtctaaaagcagattttccttGAATATTGACAAACAATACACGACAGATCTTCAGATCTTTACAAACGCTTCCCTCTGCGCCATCCTTCCCGATGGCACTTGGGGTGTGTGAATGCAGCATTGCAGACATGAGAACGAGTGGTTAATGCCAGCAGTCAGGAGGGGCCGTGCGGGGTTGAGGTAATGTGCAGGGATGTGGGGAAGGCTGTCCTGCCTCCTGCAGTTGTTGGTGTTGGCCGCAGAGCTGCCcgacacagccccagctccgcTGGACGTGCACCAGGCCTGGAGATTTCCTTTGTGCTGCAGCGGCTTAGGCTGGGTCTGTGCAGCTCCATTATCCCAGCTCATGGCTCTCAGCTGATTTCCAAAGGGATGTGCTTACTCAGGCCCGTgttcctgctttgtttctgctctctgcatCCCTTCTGAATGAGCCACACGACTGAACGGCGCTCGGGACAGACTCGATGGGGTCATCCACAATTTAACTGCCTGATGTCGCTCTACtgcactttttgttttcttatatgGAAGTGAAGCCAGATCTTGGCAATTTCAGTATCATTAAATTAAGACACTCCCCCCATTTAAGAGTTGCTTtgcagaggaggggaagagtGCTGCTGTTTTAAGGATGTTACCAAAACATAACCAGGTGAAAACACATCTACCCCATACCCTCGTTGGACTCTGATCATAATTGTCCTATATAAGGCCACGTGTCCCCCCTGCCCCAAGCTCCAGTGACACCAGGGGGGCACAGTGAACACACACAGAAGGTCCACGTTGGAATGAAGCAgtcacagccaggagcagggcagcacacaGCCCACCACTGCAAGGAGAAGTTTTACTGCCAGGGTTTTACTACAGATGGGCTAAGAACCATTTGCTGCTCACACATTCAAAGTCCACTCTTGGATCACCCTGTAATAAGAACAGCTGGCCTGCATGAAGCCCTCTGGAGTCCTTTTGGGAGTTCCTCCTACACTCAGTACCTGGAGTAGTTGGAGCTttgctccagcctgagctgtaTTTCCAGTCCTTGGTGCCACTCCTGAGAAGAGGCTCTAGAGAGCAggtggagcagctggggctgtggtgccaacagcagctcccagcccctggcactgaGCTGCACATGCAGAAGCTGCCCATGGCCCTGCTGGCACGAGATCCTCCCCTCGAGCAATGGTCTCCAGCATGGACCTTCCCAGCCCACGGCCAAGGCCACAGGGACCCCTCAGCCCTGTCCTCCACGAAGCCATGGACACATGagccctgtcccacctggccAGGTTCTTGTGGAGTGTGTGGAGCAGCGGTGGGCACTGCACTGGCACTGGGTGTCCACAGCACTGACCCTCTGAGGTTTTAGTGCTGGAAGGACAACCTCGGTCAGGTCCGGGGTCtcaccagctcagctgcaaagcagatccagccccagcccttggggttggctgctgggctgtcctGGCAAGTTCAGCCCTGTAACAGGGCTGAATTCTTCACGCACAGAATTCATCTGCTCTGCTCACGTAGTGTTTAGTCAAGAGAAAAGGTTGGGGTCATGTCTAGGTCAGCAAAACAGTTCATGTCAGCCAGCTGAGGCTGTGTTTCCCTCTGAAGTTGGGCAGTTTTACCTAGACAGGAAACTGAAGTGTGACTTAATTAAAAACCTGTCTGTGGGAAAGATGTAATTCTTTTACAGCAGCTGCCTGCTACACTGTGAGGAAGTCCCTggtgagaagggaaaaaattcaaaacttaCGGTTCCTCCCTGTAAGCAATGTGTTTTCCATTAATACTGCAAACACAAGGCACACTCACCTCATACATCGTCTCTTCATGCTTTAGGCACTATAAGCACAAGGGAAATGTACTCTCACTGTCCCTCTCAAGGCTACTCCAGTTATCACGGTGTCAGGTGGATTTCCGAGGGGTGACTCTGCAAGATGCCGATGCCAGCGGCACtgacaggacacagcagagctgtgggctgCCACCAAGGGCGTCCAGCTGTCCTATCCCTCTTGAAAAAAttcttacagaaataaaaagcaaacaaccagTAGTGTTAACAAACAGGGTAAAAGAGTCTTTGCCCTGTGCTAGATATACACTGCAAACAAACTTCTAATAATGGCACAGGTCCTTTTTTGGTTTAAAGAAGCTTGTGTTACTGTAGTTAATGCAGGAACAAGATCATAGACTTGTTATTCAGCACAAAACAAGTCATCTAGAAGCTTCCATGTCCCAGGGTGTCAGCAACTGTTACTACAAAGCTTGGGCTCCTGTTTGCAGCAGTCAGTCACCAAGTGAACAGCGAGGGATCCCTTTTGGAGAGTCTGAAGTAACCCCGAGGTGTGCAAGGCAAGTAAAAGTGACGAGCTGCCGCGATGCTTTACAGAAGCTTCTTGTTACCAGACTGTCGAGATCTACTGCAGCAAACCAAACACCTCAGGGGTTTAGTCACAGGTGTTGCAGGGCTTCTTGTCCTTGTTCCATGTAGGAATCATCTCTGTTTGAATGTGACCATTCTCCAAAAGTTCCCTGGAAGTGGACATTTTTCTGTGACGCCTGCATCCGTTTCTTATCACGAGAGAAGAAACTAAACCTTGCGGGAAGGGAGcggtgagggagggagggaaaagaaagaacagtgTTTACCATCCTGAAAGCACTTCAAACCCCCACCCCCATACACAGCACAACAAAACACCGAGCAAAAAACTCAAGTTTGCATCTGCAGAAAATCAAGGCAGAGCGGCCTGATGGGAGTGCGTGTCAGGATGTTGTTAGGGTGGAGTCATTGCAATCTCAAGCAGTTTGGCTACACAAGCTTCAGATAAGCTCTAAATGCTGTTGACTCTACAAGGTGCAGGTATCATTTAGATGTGGgttcccccttccccagccctcagGTAACGAAGCCACACGATCCAGGTTAGTTTCTTGGCATAAGTAAAGTGGTATCTTTGGCATTAAATCTGTATATTTTACCACAAAGcagaaatagaattttttttaaggttgaGCAGGGAAGTtcacaagaaaagaaactaagtctccacattttttcccaatgtAGAGGTTTTGATACATAGACTTGATTCCTGcaaaaaggaaggaataaatGCACCTATGTGCAGGAGAGTTTGCAGGATGAAGGCTCTAAACAAATGCACACGAGTGTGCACGTCATTTCCTGTCACACAGCTTGGGTGCTCTAAGATAATGACGTACATGAACCAACAGCCATTTAATACAGCTGGAAAATACAGCTGGAAAAATCCTTAGtattgttttatttgcattggGATGAAGTTATTGGATTAGGCAAAGTCAATGTTCGTTGTGGGTTCAGTACAGGAGGTGTTAGTGCAGTGTTTAGGCCTGTCTCAGGCCTGCTGAGAAATGCAAAAGTTGTGGTTGCAGCCACCAAAGGACTGAGTTGGCTGTGGATCCCTTTGGTCTCAGTGCTGGGTGGGCTTCAGGAGGTGAAGATTGTTTTGCCTGCACTGTACCAGGTGTCACACAGCTGTGATCCAGGACAGGAACTGCTGAGTGCTACCCAGTAAGGGATCGTGCCAATAGAACCTCAGCTTTGTCAGGGGCTGGAATATGGGTCAGGACACAAACCTGACCCTGAGTCCCTGTTCATCTTCCTCATCATTCTCACAAATCCCACTCTGCCTTCATCCCCCTCAGCACCATCATCCCAACCCTCCCAGCTGCcttgtgcagagcagggagttCAGCCTTCCATGTCTCTCGAGACACAGGAGGCTGGATGATAATCCCTGAGAATATTCAGAATAATCACTTGTTGATTAGAAAGGGAAATAAACCACTACACAAGTTAAATGCACATAAATAACAGTGCCAGCAGAACCTGAACTTTTGCATTTCCTGGCTTCAAATGTGCACCCTGAATAGTGAAATAAGTATTTTGCACTTAATTAGCAAATACTTTTCTACCACCTTCATCACAGGAGTTCATAAGTTCACACACATATATACTGAATATTTTCAGGgccagagccagctccagctgataAAAGGAGTGTTCAGTGACTGAGCCTTCCTACATTTGGTCCTGCCTGCTCAGGGTTACTGTCTGGAAGCCCACACAAAGGACTGCTGTGTTTATACAGTCAGTTTCAAAGCTCAGTAATTTTTCACTTTATCAGGAAATtaagcaggagaaaaataagttcGTAAATCTCTAAAGggttcagcttttaaaattccttctgaaacaatgaaaattgTTATTATGGCTAGAAAATTCTCATGGAGGATGTTTGGAAAAAGCCTGTCTGTGTGGAGAGGAAACTGTGTCGTTGCTGCAAATATAAAGATTGCTAAAGCAGCAGTTCTGATGCAAAGAGACTTTGCATTAACAATTATCAGTGTGTCTTCCAGGGAGAGCCAAGAATTGGATGACAGAATTGATTATGAAGAGTTTACACTCTATTCCAAAATACATAATTAGAGACAAAATATACAGGGCATAGATAGAAAGACATGAAAGCAACAGCCTGTAATTAACAGTGGAAATTAATGTGGAAATCAGCCTCTCCATTCTGTAACTCTAACTAATGATTGTAACAAATTATTAGAAATGAGTTTCTCAAAAAGCACTGGTGAGAACTGTGAATAGCCTTGCTTAGAAAGCAGAATTAACAGATGCTGGTTAAAACTGCATATTGCACCGATTTTGAGGGAATAATGATTGGTTTAGCATGGCAACATTAGGGCAAAAGGTGATAACGTGTCAGTTTGTGGATGAGCGTGGAGGACTGGGACGAGTACTGACACTGACTGGTCATTCTGATTGGCACTTTGATCCTCTGGGATCCCACTGGCAGCCAGGAGAATGCAACCAGCAGTGCTTGTTAACACGGGGTCATGCAAGAGGAAACCACAGTaccaaacatttcaaaaatattcctACAAGGGACACAAGTCTTCGTATTGGCTGCAATGTGGGATCGTCTGGAATCAATCCAGCTGCTACCATGGGCATTATGGCTGTAAAGATCCTGGGCAGGAAAGTACAGACACAGAAGAGATAAGACTGgagcaagggaaagaaaaggcattccattaaaaagaaaagaggcaaaCACGATACACGGGGTTACTTTGAATTATAACACAGGACACGTTACAGGGAGAGGGGGATCTGCATCACCCAAGACAGCTCTCCTCAGTGAAAAACTCTTGTTCAAAAAAACAGTTATTGGAGCAGTTTCAATTGCTTTTGGATTTCTAAAAGATACCACTTTCCTGTTGTGAGGCAGCCTGCAACCTGGGTTGGATTTCATCAGGGTATGACCAGCTCtagcagtgcagagcagagtgcaCGTTTTTGTTCCAAGAGACAAACAGGCACAGACACAATGAAATGAAGGATGAAGGGTGTGTTTAGAAATACAAAACAGCTCTCCTCTGTGACTACTGGATATTGGCACAGGGTTAGAGAGGACCAGCATTACAGTTAAAGATTCCACAAGGGTTACAGTTGATATTTTCAGGTTAAAAACCAGTCTTGCAGGTGAACTCTTGAAATAACCTCCTAAGAAACTCCGTGGTTAAAGGGCCTGTGTGTCTGTTCCAAAGGAACCTGTGTTACTTCTCATGCAGAAAGATGCCAACTGCAGGCAGCTGAATGCTTTTGGGAAgccttgcagctgctctggcaggagcACTCTGGAGCTGGCTCGCAGCAAGACGGGTTCTTTGTGAGGGTTCAGCACTTCCACGGAGCATTAGACAATGCAtgcagcacaggggctgagagagcccagtgctctgtgcccagccagccccacacagccctgccagcacaccTCCATCCATACCTGAACACCCTCTGTCTGTCTAAGGATTCTCCTCACAGCTTCTCCCTTgtgccaaatatttttttgaacTGTGGACTAATGTCAATTAAAGATTAAGTTGAAATCACGAGAGACGTTTCACTTGTGACCAAAtgcagctctccccagctcaCCAACTGCAGTTCTGAGATTAAAATTGAAAACACATGGGCAAGCACTGTTGGATCATTAGCAGCAGCCAGGATTTCTATTTTTGTGCAACATGGCACGTCCTGAGCTGCAGAACTGACAGACACTCCAGCTTTTGTAGACTGcgagaacaggaagaaaactcCTGGCTGTTTGAGGCATGACATCAGTGACAAACAAGCACGTAGTCttaaggagaaaacaaaagggTGTTTTCTGCTCCAAACAGAGGGAGCATTTTTTAATCCTTGGACTTTTCCTCCTCAGTAAAGCCTCCTGGTTacattatttcattaaaactcCTTCCTGTGATGTGGGAGAGACAAATGTACGAGTCAGGGATCTGAGATCAGAACTCAGAGTTTGCCCCAAATGTGCCaacccagaaaaaaatgctgatttctgtagtttctgttttcctttctttatggACTTGCATCACTGAGTCACCTGAGCACATCTTGGATGGCACAGGCTGCACATCCATTTGGCTCCCTCC includes:
- the RILPL2 gene encoding RILP-like protein 2 isoform X1 is translated as MERGRDGEEELEEEEEEDEDEEEDGGPESALEKSPFQLTAADVYDISSVVGRDLLQLRAGPQLPAARARLQFRIVRVLEMLEALVSESSVAEEQLRRERDSLRRELEQLRAAARGSAPQSSLGPDQMVIDLTDPNRPRFTLQELRDVLQERNQLKAQLLVVQEELQCYKSGIISQKRDQTEVLEKEASGSSAGSRKDSEEKTIIRRLFSFKHGK
- the RILPL2 gene encoding RILP-like protein 2 isoform X2, coding for MERGRDGEEELEEEEEEDEDEEEDGGPESALEKSPFQLTAADVYDISSVVGRDLLQLRAGPQLPAARARLQFRIVRVLEMLEALVSESSVAEEQLRRERDSLRRELEQLRAAARGSAPQSSLGPDQMVIDLTDPNRPRFTLQELRDVLQERNQLKAQLLVVQEELQCYKRVERGTGSCLAGELGISHLCPGLV
- the SNRNP35 gene encoding U11/U12 small nuclear ribonucleoprotein 35 kDa protein isoform X1; its protein translation is MCVLPPQTMADWAPIAKEYDPLKAGSIDGTDEEPHDRAIWRAMLARYVPNKGVTGDPHLTLFVARLNLQTTEEKLKEVFSRYGDIRKIRLVRDLVTGFSKGYAFIEYKEERALLKAHRDANRLVIDQHEIFVDFELERTLKGWIPRRLGGGFGGKKESGQLRFGGRDRPFRKPINLPNMKNEFYGEGSSEKRNWSREGTRDWRTRDRDHERSRDKRWPERERSWAWGDSERDSKEERSRGRERKDRDRKDRDRDRSRDRDTKKQRDDDKHR
- the SNRNP35 gene encoding U11/U12 small nuclear ribonucleoprotein 35 kDa protein isoform X2, which gives rise to MADWAPIAKEYDPLKAGSIDGTDEEPHDRAIWRAMLARYVPNKGVTGDPHLTLFVARLNLQTTEEKLKEVFSRYGDIRKIRLVRDLVTGFSKGYAFIEYKEERALLKAHRDANRLVIDQHEIFVDFELERTLKGWIPRRLGGGFGGKKESGQLRFGGRDRPFRKPINLPNMKNEFYGEGSSEKRNWSREGTRDWRTRDRDHERSRDKRWPERERSWAWGDSERDSKEERSRGRERKDRDRKDRDRDRSRDRDTKKQRDDDKHR